ACGATAGGTGCACAAAGTGGTCGACCATGAGGAGATCGTCGCCGCAGACCACAAGCCATGCCTGCACAAAAGATTCTGGCTCTATCTCGCTGCACCACTCAGTTGGTATCTCCCGCAGGCCTAACCGAGGGGCCAACCGCAGAGTATAGATTCTCATATCGTGGTCCATGGCGATGAACTGACTGTTGAACTGCACGATCTGAAATATCCATCCATGAGGAAGTTGGAGTTCCTGCCAAGAGTCACTTCCGAGGGGCCAATCAAACAGGGAGGATTGAGTGCTTACAAGGAGATGTGAGTTGGGAGATGTAAGTGGAGCGGTGAGAGTGCCACCATAGTAGCCATTGCTGAAAGGGAGACGTGGAGGCGAAACCATGGCCCCGGTGAACACATCGATAACAAGACAATCTCCACGGTAGCAGCAGATGAGATGGCCATGTGAAGAGCCAGCAAAGTGCATGTTCTCAAAAGTTTCTTGAGGAATCTGGCAGCGAAGGGTGCTATTGTTGCTAGCTACATCAATGACTTTACGTATGCGTAGCATGTATCGAGAATTCTCAGGAACAGAAGAACATTTTTCAGAAAAAATGGAAGGAAGTGAAGAACCTTGGTTAGGACCAGCAGGTCGGATAAGAAGAGGTGGGATTAATGTGCATAAGTTAGATGCAGTTCGGTAGGAGAAGAATGCTGCACGCCAAGAGTGGCAGGTTGCAGCAAAGGCAAGAATGTCAATGGAGGATCCCAACAGAGCAACAATGGAGTAAAGCGGGCCATCCGGAAGATCGGCCCAACCTTGTAATCCAGACACAACAGGGCTAATTGAAGTAGAAACTACTGACAATCTGCTGGGGCTCTGCATGATGGGAATTTGTCTGCATCACATAGCAAATTCAGGGCCTAATATCAGAACCGAAGAACAATTTCAAGGATATGATAAAATAAACAGACATATAGCATGCAAGAACAATGGATATTTCCTCAGGGTCCTAAAATACGCCTATGCATGAAGAAACTTGTTATACACTAGAAAATAAGAAATTTGACACGACTACACTCTTGTGGGGTGTCATGTTCAGACCGTCCATCAGTTAATAAGAGCA
This portion of the Triticum dicoccoides isolate Atlit2015 ecotype Zavitan chromosome 7A, WEW_v2.0, whole genome shotgun sequence genome encodes:
- the LOC119332500 gene encoding uncharacterized protein LOC119332500, translated to MQSPSRLSVVSTSISPVVSGLQGWADLPDGPLYSIVALLGSSIDILAFAATCHSWRAAFFSYRTASNLCTLIPPLLIRPAGPNQGSSLPSIFSEKCSSVPENSRYMLRIRKVIDVASNNSTLRCQIPQETFENMHFAGSSHGHLICCYRGDCLVIDVFTGAMVSPPRLPFSNGYYGGTLTAPLTSPNSHLLVSTQSSLFDWPLGSDSWQELQLPHGWIFQIVQFNSQFIAMDHDMRIYTLRLAPRLGLREIPTEWCSEIEPESFVQAWLVVCGDDLLMVDHFVHLSSVDPVCHRLDMSTEPAKWVKVKTLDNWAIFVGGDERSPPFACVRPERWGGTSNNLYYAHHSQPWSVHELCGHVDLAPTSHPNFNWRKRFVPTAMALWVYPSMFYSDGR